The genomic stretch TCTCACCGCTGATTGGCAAGATACCGCCACGGATTTCGACGCTGGTCTTCGCCGTGTTGCCGAGCCGATCTGGTCGTTCTTGATTGATGATGCTGTTGTGGAGATCTCGCTCAACGGGGATGGGAAGGTCTTTGTGGAACGGTTTGGGGAACCGTCGCAGTTCGTGGGTATGATGATGGCTGAGGATGCTGACCGTTTCGTGCGGTATTGTGCGAGTAAAGGTCATGCTGCCTATGCTGCTGATCAGAAAATTATCTCGACAAAAATTGTGTCCATGCGTCACCGCTTAGAGGCTATTTTGCCGCCGAACGTGCCGGCACCCTCGTTTTCAATCCGGCGGCACCGCAATACGACAGATGCGATCGAGGATTTTGTATCAGACTCTGTCTATTTGGAGCAGATTAAGGCCGCGATTGTGGCCCGCAAAAACATTCTGATAGCGGGCGGCACCAGTTCGGGGAAGACCAGCTTTGCAAATGCTTGCCTTGCTTATTTGGCCCAGGTGGCTCCGAATGACCGTTGTATCATTCTTGAGGATACGGACGAATTACGTTCCGGGTTGCCCAATACGCTCAAACTGATCAGCTCGGAAACCGTCAGCCTATCTGATTTGCTTGTCTCGGCGCTGCGGCTTGCGCCAAAACGCATCTGCGTGGGCGAGGTGCGCGAGGGCAGCGTTGCAAAGTTGCTGCTGCGCAGCTGGAATACAGGCCATCCTGGCGGCATTACAACGATCCACGCCAATAGCGCATCAGAGGTCATTCCGACACTCCAGCTGCTGTGCATGGAAAGCCTATCGGCCGGTGTAGACCAGCTGATCGGGAGCGCGCTCGACATGATCGTTTACATCACACGCGGGACATCGCGACCGCAGGTGCAAGAGGTCGCGTCCGTCGAGTTTAAGAACAACACAGTCATCACAACAAAGGTATCTCATGGAAAATCCATCTAAATTTCTACTTCTGACGGCTATTGGAGCAACCTTCTTTCTTTTGCCGACCGAGAGCATGGCGACTGTTAATGCTGCGAACGATATTTTCGGCGGTGGCGAGAATCCACTTGATCAGTTTTTGAGTTTTTTGACCGGTGGTTTTGCGACAACAATTGCTGTGATTGCGGTCGTCGTTCTTGGTGCGATGATCATCATGGGATCTGATTTCGGCGGGTTTGGCCGCCGTGTGCCGATGGTCATTGTCGGGATTGGCTTCGTCATCTTTGCAACACAAGTTGTGTCGTTCCTCACCGGCACAGATGCCAGTGGCATGTTGTACGACCCGGGGTCCGTGTTTGTTGAACATTTGGAAACAACCGATCCGCTTCAACACAGTTTTGACCGGTAATTTTCTAAGGCTCGACCGCATCGCGCGGTCTGGCCCATCTCACACCACTACTTGGGTTTATTTGAAAGGTCGCGCCTATGACCCTGTCTCACCTACTTAGAACAAGTATCGTTGCCACCCTCGTAGCGTCGGCTGCTTTCGCACAGGATGCACCTGCCCCTGGTGCAGCGCCTGCGATGGATTCACCGTCAGGACAGATGACGGGAGACGATAGTCTGAGCGCGACTGAACAGGATGGTTCAGCTACGCTACCGATTGTTGTGGACACTTCGGACGTGTCCCAACCGCCAGCGGTTCAGACACCGAGCCCGGACGCGCCAACGCAAGAGGAGCTCACGGCGCGGGCGGCTGATTATCAAATGAACCGAACATCTGCTGTCGGTATTGGGCAAGGTGCGCGTGTTGTGCACACGTTTGATGGCTCTGTCGCCCGATTGGTATGTCAGCCTTTACAGATTTGCCTCATCGAACTCGAACAGGGTGAGGAGATGACAGAGGCACCGATGATTTCCGATCCCGTGCGTTGGGATGTGCAAGTGCCTATTCGCGATGGATCAGACGGCAAACTGATCAAGCAATATGTGGCCATCTCGCCAGGTGTTGATGCGCAAGTGGCGACACTGATGGTTTTCACTGATCGTCGCGTTTATCCGGTCCAGCTGATCCCGGACCCGCTCCATCATACCTTCATGTTAAGCTATGATTATCCAGACACGCGCGCTCGGGAAAACGAGGAGCGTTTAGCTGAAAGCCGTGCGCGCCAAGCTGCACGGGAAGCGGCCGCGGCCGCACAGCGACGTGAGGCGATTGCAGTGCGGGGCGTGGCGACGTCTCAGGGCGTTGTGCCTGCGGAAGACCTCCAGTTTTACACCATTACGGGGCGTGCCAATTTCAAGCCACTGCGCGTCTATACGGATCGCTCCAAGACCTACATCGATCTGCCAACGGATTATCGCGGCGACGTTCCAACGATTGATGATCGATCTGGTGGAACGGACGGCACTATCAATGCCCGCTTCAACCCGCAGCGTAGTCAGATCGTCGTCGATCGTCAGTTGACTGACTTCTACCTGCGGCTTGGCTCTTCCAATGTGCGTGTTCAGATAAGCGGATAGGAGCAAGCCTTATGCAAATGTCTGACATGCTCAATTGGGCCTTCCGTGTCGCACCCGGCGTTGTCTTGTGCAAAGACGAGAGCTTTTTAGCGGGTTGGAAGTTGACTGGAATTGATAGCGAAAGCATCGATCCGGTCGAATTGAACGTGATGTTCGAGCGCGTGGCCCGCGGTGTCAGTCAATTGCAAGAAGGTGACGCGCTGTGGGTTACGTTGAAGCGCGCGCGATCGGTCCCAGTGGTGATGGATGGCGATGCACTGATGGACAAGTCTATTGCCGTCTCGGTCATCGTTGCCGAGAACAGTGATATGGCACTGGATGAGGTGTTGTTTGAGAACGAAATTCATCTTGTGTATCGCGGAACCGTGGACGAGGACCCCAATGATTTACCACGCCGGTTGGAGTCTTTTGATCGACAGTGCGAGGCGATAGAAACGGTTCTTGGATCGACTTTTGAACTGCGTCGTCTCGGTGAGAACATGCGCCAGACCAGGGATGGAAAGTCCTTCGCCGCGGACGAGCTTACGGATCTCTTGGCCAGTATGGCATCGGGGCGTTCACGCCAGCAGCGGATCACTGATCAAGACGAGATTTACTTGGATGTCGCGCTCGGTGCGGATTTCCTACAAGACGATTTAACCTCCTATCCCCGGATTGATGGTCGAGAGGCCGCACTTCTGAATATTGAAGTCTGGCCTGAAGAGCATGGCGTTGATGCTCTGGCGGCCTTGGAAACAATCGAATGCGATTATCGGTGGACGGTACGCTTTGTGATCCAGTCGGCAAGTAAGACGCGCGCGAAGGTCAACGCGCTGCGCCGCAAATGGCGTCAAAGCGGCTCGAACATGTTGGCCAATATCGTTGGACGTGAGGCGCGTGACCGGGACCTGCATGCCGATATACTAGCTCAAGGTTTAGATGGTGTTTCGCTGGATCTTGGTCAGGGACTGCGCTTTGGTGATTTGACAAGCACGATCACTATTTTTGCCGATGAAGATATGGATGCAGGCCGTCGCCTGCGACAGTCGCGCGCGGCTATATCGCAGACCCTTATGGACGCGGGATTTCAGACGCGAATTGAGTATATAAACGCCCAGCCGACCTACTTGGGCTCTCTACCGGGCCATATGATGCCTTTGCGGCGCTCTGTGTTGGTGTCGGCGTATAATTTTGCAACTTTGATCCCGTGCAGATCGTTTTGGCAGGGTGAACGGTTTTGTCCGTGTCCGCCCCCGAAGTTTGCACCCCAATCTCCGCCGTTGATGCTGGCGCGATCGGCGCGTGGCGAGTTGTTTCAGTTCAATCTTCATTCCGGTGATACAGGCCATACGATCGTTGTCGGCCCGACCGGTGGCGGTAAATCAGTTTTGCTTGGGGCGTTGGCCGGCAATTTCCTGAAGTATCCTGATGCCCAAGTTTTCTACTTTGATAAGTATTGTTCTAGTCGCCATCTGTGCAACGCGGTCGGTGGTAGTTTTATCGAATTTGGGGCCGATGCGACGCAGGGTATAGCTCCGTTGGGTGATTTGCGCGAAGTCGGCCTTGAGTGGGGGCAAAAGTGGCTGCGCCAAATGGCGAAGATGACCTCACCGATGATATCAGAGGGGGCGCTGGCAGAGCTGGACCGGGCCGCCGAAAACCTCATTAGGAGCCGTGAACGGGGTGGGTCTCTCGAGACGTTTTCCGACTTCGTTTTGTCAAACGAGAACAAGCAGGTTCTAAGCCGCTATATTGGTAAAGGGGACACGCAGGGCACTCTGAATGGAACCCGCAGTGACATCGAATGGAAAGATATGACGGTCTTTGAGGCCGAAAACCTATTCTCCAACGATGACACAACAGCAATTTTAGCTTTGGATTATATTTTCCGCCGGGTGGAGCGGCGTCTGACGGGTCGTCCGACCATGATCATATTTGACGAGGCGGCGTCGTTTCTTCGGCATGAAATTTTCCGACAGAAAATTGATGAATGGCTGCGCGAGCTGCGCAAAATGAATGCCTCGGTTGTGATGGCGTCCCAGCAGGTTGAACAGTTCACCGACAGCGTCATCAGCTCAAGTTTCCAAAACGTGAGCACTTACGTGTTTCTGGCGAATGCGGGGGCATTGGGCGAAAAATCTGCGGCCGCCTACAAGACGTTGGGACTGAGCAACAGCCAGATCGAGCAGGTCGCGAATATGGCGCCAAAGCGGGAGTATTACGTGGTTAAGCCGGCGGGTTCGCGGGTTCTCGATTTCAGGTTTGGACCGCGTAGCCTGTATCTGCTTTCTCAGACAGACAAAGAGATCAGCGAGCACATCAAGACACTTGCAGCCGAAGATCCGAATTATTGGCTCAACGATTTGAGAGAATCCAAGCTGACGATATCCAACCCCGTTGAAAAATTGGAGAACCCCGATGAAACTGCGTAATGTCTTTGGCGTAACAGCGCTGATGAGCACTGTTGTATTTGGTGGCGGCACACTGGCTGGGACAGTCGCTGGGTTTGGGGGGGCAACGGAATGGACCCAACTTCTCAATAACGCCCAGCTGATTGAACTTGTTGGCATGGAAGGCAAGGGGCTTGCGCAGGAAGCCCAGATATTATCGGCGAACCTCGAGCAGCTTCGCACGATCAATGAGACCTATCAAACGCTGCTTTATAACGCGCAAACATTGCCGGATAGCTTTAAGGATCAAGTGCTTGAGAACGTGCTTGAAACGCGCTCGGTTCTGGAGCGGGCCGGTGCGGTTGCCCGTGATGGCCGTTCGCTGGATATGTTTTTGCGCTCAGATGCGATCACCGATCCGCTTTATGAATCCGGCAATCTGGATGATGCGCGATTGTCCGAGCGCTATACCGACTGGCTTGATAGCTGGAATGGGGCATTGGAGACGGGCTTACGGCAGGCCGGATTTACATTTGAAAGTGTCGAGACAGACGCGGCTTTGATCGATGCCATTCAAGGACGGCTGGGCAGTGAGCAAGGCCAGCTGCAGGCGCTGCAAGCCTCGAATGAAATAGCGGCCACAATGACGACGCAGATGGTCGATTTGCGCAGCCTGACGGCAACGCAGTTGCAGCAAAATTCGATTGCATGGGGCCGTGTACTTGCGGAGCAAGACGACCGCGAAGCGGCGCGCCGTTCAACAGAACAGGCGCTGAAACAGACCATCGAGAATGTGGAAGCGGAGCGCGATACGGGACGCGGTGTTCAAGAAATCTTAGGGCTGCGCCCATGAATACTTTTTGCGCGAACCGTCTGATCCCCACACCCCTTTGGACCATAGTCGCGGTTTGTTTTCTGATTGTCTTTGCAACGGTTGGTCCGGCTATGGCGCAAGGAACCGTCGCTGCCGACGGTATTGTCGACAACATGGCCATTCAGTTCGAGAACATGGGCGCGCGATTGGCAGACGTCGTGATTGGTATCGCGGTGATGCTGTTCGCGGTTGATATCGTCTTTACATTTGGTCGGGCAATCATGAGCGGGTCAGGCTTTGGCGATGTGACCTCTCGGTTTGTCATGCGGTTGGGTTTTGTGATTATTGTTTTGGGCTTCGCCCGTACGATCGATGATATTGTTCCTGCATTGATCAATGCAGCGCTAAACATCGGGCGCATTGCGAGTGGGAGTGAGGCTGCGCCAGACCCTTCGGTGGGTGGAATTATGATGACGGGGATCGAATACGGGGCCCGTATGCTCGATGAAATCTCGATCTGGGAGCCCCTCTCGGTTCTCTATGTCATCGTTGCTTTGATCGTTGTTTGTGTTGCGGCAATCGTCGCCGGCGTTTTGGTGCTTGTCTATATGGAGTTTTACGTTGTCGCGTTTGGTGGAATGATCGTTCTTGGATTTGGCGGTCTGACGGGCACGAAGGAAATCGCTGTCGTCTATATGAAATCGGTTTTGGGCCAAGCGCTGAAACTGATCGGCTTCCTGATAACGTTCTCGATCATGCAGGAAATCACACTGTCTGTTTTGAGCTCGGATTCAAATTTCAGTGCGATGAGCGCGTTGTTGGCTATCGCGCTTCAAATCATTCTTCTGGTTCTGATCACGACGATTCCGAGTGCGATGATGGGACTGGCGGGGGGGATTTCGGCTGGGAGCGCCTCGGAGATGGCTGGCAAGATTGCTGGTCAAGCCGCAGTTACAGCCGTTGCGGCTGGGACCGGGGCTGCGATTGGTGCAGGCGTGGGCGCAGCCGTCGGATCGGCCAGCGCCGCGGCAGGGTCGATGGGTGGACCTCTTACACAAACTGCCGGCTCAATGATTTCTGGCGCTGGGTCTGGGGCCATGTCGGGGACCAAAAAGGGCGCGAGTATGGTTGCTCGGGCGATTGGTGAGACCTCTCGGCCTGGCGTTGGTCGGCACACCGCAAAAGTGATTGAACGTGCGCTGCGGAGCAAAGACAATGACTGATCCGCTTGCTCCTTGGCGCAATGACTATGCGAGCCGTGTGAATGGTGAGCGTCGTCGGTTTATGTTTTGGCGTAACACCGGGGCAGGGCTTTGGGGTGCGGCACTTGTGTTGGGTGGTCTTGCAGTGTGGCAGGCCACGGTAACAAACGTGACGCCTTACGTTTCTGTTGCGGACACACAAGGACGGGTGATCCTGGGCGTGAAGCCGCAGGAAATAGGCGACGTATCACAGATCATACAACGTCGTTTTGCTCAGGACTTCATCGTGACGCTACGGGAAATTCCACAAGACGATACGATCTTGATACAGCAGCTGGCGCAGTTGAAACGCGTGACATTGCCCGGTTCTTCTGCGCGGCAAAAGGCTGTGACGGCGGAGCTTCCGACAAACCAGACCGCACGTGCGCTTATGATTGAGAGCCAAACCCGTGAAATAGCCATCGAGCGGGTCGAGCAGCAAGAAGCGGGATCGTGGCTTGTTGTTTGGGAAGAAGATGTCCGCTCAAAGGGAAACGGACAACGCCTCTCGCAGACGCGTTATCAAGGCGTGCTCAGGCTGGCAATGAACGCGCCACAATCGGCTGATGACTTGTTGTTTAATCCGGCAACGCTTGGCGTGGTTGATTTCGACATCATTCGACTTCGGGGGGCAGGCTGATGCGCAAGCGGTTGAACGATCACATCGGCTCTGAAGTTGATGGCAGTTCGCCATACGCTCTGGCCCATAGCGTTTGGCAAGACCGGCACGGGTCATATGAAACCCTGGCGCAGCAAGCGAAGGTCTGGGCCGCCATAGGCACAATTGCACTGTGTGCTGCCAGCTACGCGCTCGTCTCTGTCATCTCGCAACGTGAGTTTGTGCCTTTTATGGTTCAAACTGATCAGTTGATCCCGCAGCGCGCCTTAGCGGGCGCGTCGGTGTCTAATTTTCCAGACGGGGTCGTCCGGCGTGAATTAGCGACGTTCATCGAGCGACTGCGATCCATTCCAGTGGATCGGGATGTGTTGCGTCGTGACGTTGCGCGGTTGATCTCCTTTTTGCGAAATAGCTCACCTGCTGACCGTAAGGTTCGGGAGTATTTTGAAGACCAAGCCACCTCTCCGAATACGTTTGTCGGCAAAGTGATGCGGTGGGTCGATGTCACGTCCGTGGTCTACAAGGGCGGCGACAGCTGGGTGATTGAGTGGACCGAAACGATCGAGCGTCTTGGCGCGAGTGCAGAGCCGGTTGTTGGTCTGTATCAAGCGACCTTGGTCGTGGGGGAAGGTGTTCCTCAAGATAAGGACGCGCTGGCCAGCAATCCGTTTGGTCTCTTTGTCCAGGACTATTCAATTACATACATCGGAGCGAAATAATGGCGGAGCATTTAGCTACCAGAGTTGTAAAGAACGTGGCTTTTGCTGGCCTGCTTTTTGGGTTTGGAGCGTGGGGTCTGAGTACGTTCACGGAGACGTCGGTCTTAAGCCTTTTCAGTGGCTTGCAGAAATCAAACGAAGTATCGCCCATTCAAGATGATACCGGACTGATGCGCGCTGATGGTTATATCGGGGAACAAGACGATACCCTTGATACGGCTGGGCGGAACGTCGCAGCGCGAATAGATGCTGCGCAAGATAGCTCCGCCCAAAACAGTGACAGTGTCGCTGCGAGTGAAAACCAGAGCACAGGGCCTGTCCTCGAGACGACCAATTTCGACGACCCATTGTTGGCTATATTGTCCGACGAGAGTGGTCCGGCGCCGCAGCAAAACGATCCAGCAGCTTCGGTGCGCCAGCCCCTTGAGGTATCTCCGGAATTTGAAGCTATGCTGGAGCGACAGCGTCGCGAAGATGAATGGCGCGCAGAGCGTGCACGTCAGGCGGCGGTCGCGCCTTTGACGCAAAGCCGCTACACGGTTGCGGAGTTGAGAGAGCGACAGCGCGAGATCAGACAGCGTCGTCAGGATGAAGACGCCACCCGCAGCCGTGCCTCACAAGACGCGCAAGCGGCACAAGATCAAAGCATTGTGCCAACGGGACATGTTCTTGCCGCTGGAACGGTGATTTCGGCCACATTGATAGACAATCTTGACAGTGAGTTGCCTGGCCTTGTGCGCGCGTGGGTCAGCAATGATGTCTGGGACAGCGATACAATGCGAACTGTTGTGATCCCGCGCGGATCGCAGCTGCTTGGGGAATATTCCAGTACATCGGGTGCCGGCCAAAGACGGCTGGAGTTGACGTGGACACGCGTGCGTTTGCCGGACGGCCGCACGGTGGATCTCGATAGCGCTCTGGGTCTAGACGAAAGCGGACGGGTCGGGATTGAAGGACAGCGACGCAATGGCTTCCTGACGGCCGTTTTCCAGACTGCGCTTTTGAATATGGCCGGAAGTATTGGAAACAGCAGCTCCTCGAGCGATGCCGCCACATTGGCCCAGGCGGCTCAAATGGCGATGGGGCAGGGTGTCAGCCAGGTGGGCACTCAATACATCAACGACCGCCTCACGCGTGGGACAGTGTTTCGCGTGAAAGCCGGTGAACGGATCAACGTTCAGATCACTCGCGATTTCCTGTTTCCTGACGCTTATCAGCGACAGGGCTTTTTTCAGGAGCGCAGTGGCGCGGCGCAGTCGCAAATTGTGCCAGCAAGTTTAGAGGCAGGGAATGCCGGGTATGTGCCATACGATCGCGCACTATACGGTGACTGGGGTGATCTTGACGGAGATTGCCGCAATACGCGTCACGAGATGCTTCAAATGCTCTCCACAGGCAACACGCAGTTGACATCTGACGG from Yoonia vestfoldensis encodes the following:
- a CDS encoding TrbI/VirB10 family protein: MAEHLATRVVKNVAFAGLLFGFGAWGLSTFTETSVLSLFSGLQKSNEVSPIQDDTGLMRADGYIGEQDDTLDTAGRNVAARIDAAQDSSAQNSDSVAASENQSTGPVLETTNFDDPLLAILSDESGPAPQQNDPAASVRQPLEVSPEFEAMLERQRREDEWRAERARQAAVAPLTQSRYTVAELRERQREIRQRRQDEDATRSRASQDAQAAQDQSIVPTGHVLAAGTVISATLIDNLDSELPGLVRAWVSNDVWDSDTMRTVVIPRGSQLLGEYSSTSGAGQRRLELTWTRVRLPDGRTVDLDSALGLDESGRVGIEGQRRNGFLTAVFQTALLNMAGSIGNSSSSSDAATLAQAAQMAMGQGVSQVGTQYINDRLTRGTVFRVKAGERINVQITRDFLFPDAYQRQGFFQERSGAAQSQIVPASLEAGNAGYVPYDRALYGDWGDLDGDCRNTRHEMLQMLSTGNTQLTSDGCAVASGRWLDPYTGQIFTRASELDIDHLVPLAWAHARGGYGWDGATRAKFANDPVNLFAVDATTNRVKGARGPNEWLPPDASFHCQYILRFDRVVQTYDLTYEADEGAAIDALRVRSCGA
- a CDS encoding type IV secretion system protein — its product is MNTFCANRLIPTPLWTIVAVCFLIVFATVGPAMAQGTVAADGIVDNMAIQFENMGARLADVVIGIAVMLFAVDIVFTFGRAIMSGSGFGDVTSRFVMRLGFVIIVLGFARTIDDIVPALINAALNIGRIASGSEAAPDPSVGGIMMTGIEYGARMLDEISIWEPLSVLYVIVALIVVCVAAIVAGVLVLVYMEFYVVAFGGMIVLGFGGLTGTKEIAVVYMKSVLGQALKLIGFLITFSIMQEITLSVLSSDSNFSAMSALLAIALQIILLVLITTIPSAMMGLAGGISAGSASEMAGKIAGQAAVTAVAAGTGAAIGAGVGAAVGSASAAAGSMGGPLTQTAGSMISGAGSGAMSGTKKGASMVARAIGETSRPGVGRHTAKVIERALRSKDND
- a CDS encoding TrbG/VirB9 family P-type conjugative transfer protein; this encodes MNRTSAVGIGQGARVVHTFDGSVARLVCQPLQICLIELEQGEEMTEAPMISDPVRWDVQVPIRDGSDGKLIKQYVAISPGVDAQVATLMVFTDRRVYPVQLIPDPLHHTFMLSYDYPDTRARENEERLAESRARQAAREAAAAAQRREAIAVRGVATSQGVVPAEDLQFYTITGRANFKPLRVYTDRSKTYIDLPTDYRGDVPTIDDRSGGTDGTINARFNPQRSQIVVDRQLTDFYLRLGSSNVRVQISG
- a CDS encoding VirB8/TrbF family protein, which translates into the protein MRKRLNDHIGSEVDGSSPYALAHSVWQDRHGSYETLAQQAKVWAAIGTIALCAASYALVSVISQREFVPFMVQTDQLIPQRALAGASVSNFPDGVVRRELATFIERLRSIPVDRDVLRRDVARLISFLRNSSPADRKVREYFEDQATSPNTFVGKVMRWVDVTSVVYKGGDSWVIEWTETIERLGASAEPVVGLYQATLVVGEGVPQDKDALASNPFGLFVQDYSITYIGAK
- a CDS encoding VirB8/TrbF family protein yields the protein MTDPLAPWRNDYASRVNGERRRFMFWRNTGAGLWGAALVLGGLAVWQATVTNVTPYVSVADTQGRVILGVKPQEIGDVSQIIQRRFAQDFIVTLREIPQDDTILIQQLAQLKRVTLPGSSARQKAVTAELPTNQTARALMIESQTREIAIERVEQQEAGSWLVVWEEDVRSKGNGQRLSQTRYQGVLRLAMNAPQSADDLLFNPATLGVVDFDIIRLRGAG
- a CDS encoding TrbC/VirB2 family protein, which codes for MENPSKFLLLTAIGATFFLLPTESMATVNAANDIFGGGENPLDQFLSFLTGGFATTIAVIAVVVLGAMIIMGSDFGGFGRRVPMVIVGIGFVIFATQVVSFLTGTDASGMLYDPGSVFVEHLETTDPLQHSFDR